A single region of the Brachypodium distachyon strain Bd21 chromosome 3, Brachypodium_distachyon_v3.0, whole genome shotgun sequence genome encodes:
- the LOC100828208 gene encoding rac-like GTP-binding protein 6: protein MSASRFIKCVTVGDGAVGKTCMLISYTSNTFPTDYVPTVFDNFSANVVVDGNTVNLGLWDTAGQEDYNRLRPLSYRGADVFLLAFSLISKASYENVSKKWIPELKHYAPGVPIILVGTKLDLRDDKQFFVDHPGAVPITTAQGEELRKLIAAPYYIECSSKTQLNVKGVFDAAIKVVLQPPKAKKKKKAQRGACSIL from the exons ATGAGCGCGTCCAGGTTCATAAAGTGCGTCACCGTGGGGGACGGCGCCGTCGGCAAGACCTGCATGCTCATCTCCTACACCTCCAACACCTTCCCCACC GACTATGTTCCGACTGTGTTTGACAACTTCAGTGCTAATGTTGTGGTTGACGGCAACACTGTCAACCTCGGGCTATGGGACACTGCAG GTCAGGAGGATTACAACAGACTGAGACCGCTGAGTTATCGTGGAGCTGATGTGTTCCTTCTGGCCTTCTCCCTTATCAGCAAGGCCAGCTATGAGAATGTTTCAAAGAAG tGGATACCTGAACTGAAGCATTATGCACCAGGTGTGCCTATTATTCTTGTGGGAACAAAGCTTG ATCTTCGAGATGACAAGCAGTTCTTTGTGGACCATCCTGGGGCTGTTCCTATCACTACTGCTCAG GGAGAGGAACTAAGAAAGCTAATAGCCGCCCCATACTACATCGAATGCAGCTCCAAGACCCAACTA AACGTGAAGGGTGTATTTGACGCGGCAATAAAGGTGGTGCTGCAGCCACCAaaggcaaagaagaagaaaaaggcgCAGAGGGGGGCCTGCTCCATCTTGTGA